A DNA window from Drosophila pseudoobscura strain MV-25-SWS-2005 chromosome 2, UCI_Dpse_MV25, whole genome shotgun sequence contains the following coding sequences:
- the LOC6896758 gene encoding mucin-5AC isoform X3 — translation MAAINTVPKSIHLPLTSLSSAPRVLMCSASVGSEGSVTLQLRDASALEAATSAATAATATATASTKSATSTGGNGVTTLATSSTSALENALTIGYPDPEMLADVLGSIQTASLKNNHTITATTLSNSSTKSANGNHLNNPNKITITRRSVQSVSTSTNTTTIGGSQSQSHSHSHSHSKTNTSYIKNCLIRSSSCSNTVTNVTTLAQIMSNSSTSSASSLLNQHNNNSNCSNSSNFSTASSVGSSISIGSSSNSSNSSSNSNSNDSNSSTGGGHSLSFKSNGRHVPANSGSVGGAGTVAASTNTPGIGGIISIEAPRKNRPKLSSPTRHGPQQCQICCKIFGNASALAKHKLTHSDERKYICVLCSKAFKRQDHLNGHMMTHRNKKPYECKADGCGKSYCDARSLRRHSENHHAGAVTPTTSQSLSPTASSSGASISSSVGVATSSLSLSPSTASGDASSPDGATCIRTYISTGSSLVDAATGIALSDEQIKAMNLPIKTGMTLLSPTTSTSSNGSSTASSSSLSSSPSTIATSVGNGTVIASSPTITLSDGISLEGEGLTREQLDLISKIMQQTKQTSAQVTVSSPTSVSSYKINTNSAPSSSRPRTWNMQLLNSAQNVTLHVEDGTDLVASSANSPVEIKEEDVGQQQQLVATANPHLLVKLDKPVECNLCHRKFKNIPALNGHMRLHGGYFKKDPETKRSEKKDSSGPPLQTASIGVRALIEEKIISKRKDMNKGAFVVPAPPHSSSNSSSSTTTTLRRSISDLESFLNPKSSSSAFTQTLSTSTATTTAVLPAATTIKSSNGLSIQQIGLPQSIEIFSGGQKQSKTLSLGSGTNTITITTNNVPTTTTMSALTALKAGGTISGISAATNTDPKDSTLIELLKRGTRIAVTSKKAQSHTTHSGTNVLMTTQNSTGSGLGAITELTTIGGSNLQTIGRQIITNNNRTVIIPSDVQVVATKSKLSSLSSLTGSLMKTSSSVNTSCSSGSISLADDTALSLNIAPSQEGHVGSGTGGVITSGGGGVYTVTYTSDGSDLFDDSEVYNVSDTEMLLQTVDSMELLNDEEDVAQIKSEHSEDFALLSEAGDSVHTQLVKLEPDTGTANGSSSSNNTSTTGNTTTTTTPLPTFQQFHSKELIMQNSSQIQAIASMRGSILPSPLHSPLAYPTPPSSHENMAQSSPFIEDAAAQFVDASNTFFGDKTDFSHIYFKTDDGQPIEQLNENDNEKILKLKSVLEESSFDPSIKVEDLLNGTEDDTECDLREFAETNLSFLDEDQEFLNDSRNATSPLSESFFTSGIGSAEDVKQVLREVLPDENMQLQLTSEEQGENIIDLYYLPGLGLQSQMMNNSEDPMLSSSPREFGLQRQMGQIQATTMPQPMEQQLQQTTAIYQQQESDLQQQPQQQQQILQQLQDQQQQSQQILVPQQSLGQSVSMQAQGGQQQTEFMLPLVGGHGFAAVTSQSQFLDTSQSTMTLQPLNSLLQPLLYGSNGTSTTNNAAVLTTDCQMNPNEGQSTALDASLLFPCGATAQASATNSNGNGKSLLAALATSVPTPVVIATSPSVSNLQPLSNQTNSILKRRLRSNAPQGTQKFSKFHTLSPHRSKLRKPSRTHYTPAPILNPDRKGTGLYCIVRKQQGQGIFDAFEDDFGDPVGLVDFSDESKVNLGSAYQAQIPCCKPLEEAASEPMGADMMWNPEVQEDDKILMRYIDLSKSSAVPMGSHSEEVALHTLLKSQGNSAAAVLTLLQTQSSAFQMKWTAFELEQFLRGLEKHGKDFGKIASELRTKSSGECVQMYYFWKKLCVDYKVSHLKMEPVTHIVPAVEKPYVCEIADCSASLQ, via the exons ATGGCAGCCATAAATACG GTACCAAAGAGCATACACCTGCCTTTGACAAGTCTCAGCAGCGCGCCGCGCGTGTTGATGTGCAGCGCCTCTGTGGGCTCTGAGGGATCCGTAACGTTGCAACTGAGAGATGCTAGCGCCTTGGAGGCAGCAACatcggcagcaacagcagcaacagcaacagcaacagcgagcACGAAATCTGCCACATCAACAGGGGGGAATGGCGTTACAACGCTTGCCACGTCCTCAACGTCGGCACTAGAGAATGCTTTGACGATCGGGTATCCGGATCCGGAAATGCTGGCAGATGTCTTGGGCAGCATACAGACAGCCT CTCTCAAGAACAACCACACAATCACAGCCACGACTTTAAGCAATAGCTCAACGAAATCGGCTAATGGCAATCATCTGAATAATCCCAACAAGATAACCATAACTAGGCGCAGTGTGCAGTCCGTCAGCACCTCCACGAACACAACCACAATCGGTGgcagtcagagccagagccacagccacagccacagtcacagcaaGACAAATACCAGCTACATTAAGAACTGTCTGattcgcagcagcagctgcagcaacacGGTCACCAATGTCACGACGCTGGCGCAGATtatgagcaacagcagcaccagcagcgcgTCCAGTCTCCTCAatcagcacaacaacaacagcaactgcagcaacagcagcaacttcAGCACCGCCTCCTCCgtgggcagcagcatcagcatcggcagcagcagcaacagcagcaacagcagcagcaacagcaacagcaacgacagcaacagcagcaccggCGGCGGTCACAGCCTGTCCTTCAAGAGCAACGGTAGACATGTTCCTGCCAACAGTGGGTCAGTGGGAGGTGCAGGCACAGTAGCCGCAAGCACTAATACCCCTGGCATTGGTGGCATCATCAGCATCGAAGCGCCGCGCAAGAACCGCCCCAAGCTATCCTCGCCAACGCGACACGGACCACAGCAGTGTCAG ATTTGTTGCAAGATCTTTGGAAATGCCTCGGCGCTGGCCAAGCACAAACTGACGCACAGCGACGAACggaaatatatttgtgtgCTCTGCTCGAAGGCATTCAAGCGGCAAGATCACTT AAACGGACACATGATGACTCATCGGAACAAGAAGCCTTACGAATGTAAGGCGGACGGATGCGGCAAGTCCTACTGCGATGCCCGCTCCCTGCGCAGGCACTCGGAGAACCATCATGCGGGGGCAGTCACTCCCACCACCAGTCAATCGCTCTCCCCCACAGCCAGCTCCAGCGGGGCGAGCATTAGCAGCAGCGTCGGAGTGGCCACCAGTTCGCTGAGCCTCTCGCCGTCTACGGCCAGCGGGGATGCGAGCTCCCCGGACGGTGCCACGTGCATACGAACGTACATTTCCACGGGCAGCTCCTTGGTGGATGCCGCCACGGGTATCGCTCTCTCGGACGAACAGATCAAGGCCATGAACTTGCCCATCAAGACGGGCATGACCCTGTTGTCGCCCACCACCTCCACATCCTCCAATGGATCCTCCACggcctcgtcgtcgtcgctgtcgtcCTCGCCGTCGACCATCGCGACGTCGGTGGGCAATGGCACCGTGATAGCCAGCTCCCCCACCATCACGCTCAGCGATGGCATCAGCCTCGAGGGCGAGGGCCTGACCCGGGAGCAGCTCGATCTCATCAGCAAGATTATGCAACAGACGAAGCAGACGAGCGCCCAGGTGACCGTCTCCTCGCCCACCAGCGTCAGCTCCTACAAAATCAACACGAACTCGGCCCCGTCATCGTCCAGGCCCCGTACCTGGAACATGCAATTG CTCAACAGCGCCCAAAATGTGACGCTTCATGTGGAAGATGGCACCGATCTGGTGGCTTCTTCAGCGAACTCCCCCGTAGAAATCAAGGAGGAAGACgtcggccagcagcagcaacttgTGGCCACCGCCAATCCCCACCTGCTCGTGAAGCTCGACAAGCCCGTCGAGTGCAACCTCTGTCACCGTAAGTTCAAAAACATACCCGCCCTCAATGGGCACATGCGTCTGCACGGCGGCTACTTCAAGAAGGATCCGGAAACGAAGCGCAGCGAGAAGAAGGACTCTAGCGGCCCCCCCCTGCAGACGGCCAGCATCGGAGTGCGTGCCCTCATCGAGGAGAAGATCATCAGCAAGCGCAAGGACATGAACAAG GGCGCCTTCGTGGTACCCGCACCAccgcacagcagcagcaacagcagcagcagcaccaccaccacccttCGACGATCGATCAGCGACCTGGAGAGCTTCCTGAATCCGAAGAGCAGCTCTAGCGCATTCACCCAAACGCTCTCCACCAGCACGGCCACCACCACAGCGGTGCTGCCGGCGGCCACAACAATCAAGAGCAGCAACGGGCTCAGCATACAGCAGATCGGGCTGCCCCAGAGCATCGAGATCTTCAGTGGGGGCCAGAAGCAGTCGAAGACCCTCAGTCTTGGCAGCGGCACCAATACGATCACAATCACCACCAATAACGTGCCCACCACCACGACGATGAGTGCGCTGACCGCTCTGAAGGCAGGCGGCACCATTAGCGGCATATCCGCAGCCACCAACACGGATCCcaaggactccaccctgatcGAGCTGCTGAAGCGCGGCACTCGCATTGCCGTCACCTCCAAGAAGGCCCAGTCGCACACAACCCACAGCGGCACGAATGTGCTGATGACTACCCAAAATAGCACAGGATCGGGCCTGGGAGCTATCACAGAGCTGACCACCATCGGGGGGAGCAATCTCCAGACGATCGGCCGGCAGATCATCACCAACAACAATCGCACGGTGATCATACCTTCCGATGTCCAGGTGGTGGCCACCAAGAGCAAGCTGAGCAGCCTGTCCAGTCTCACGGGAAGTCTGATgaagaccagcagcagcgtgaATACATCCTGTTCGAGCGGCAGCATCTCCTTGGCCGATGACACGGCCCTCTCGCTGAACATCGCCCCCAGTCAGGAGGGGCACGTTGGCAGCGGGACCGGGGGAGTGATCACGAGCGGAGGAGGCGGAGTGTACACCGTTACCTATACCAGCGATGGCAGCGATCTGTTCGACGACTCAGAGGTGTACAACGTTTCCGACACGGAAATGCTGCTCCAGACAGTCGACTCCATGGAGCTGCTGAACGACGAAGAGGACGTGGCTCAGATCAAGAGCGAACATTCCGAGGACTTTGCCCTGCTCAGCGAGGCCGGCGACAGTGTGCACACCCAGCTGGTGAAGCTGGAGCCGGACACGGGCACCGCCAAcggctcctccagcagcaataacaccagcaccaccggcaacaccaccaccaccacgacaCCGCTGCCCACCTTCCAGCAATTCCATTCCAAGGAGCTCATCATGCAGAACAGCTCCCAGATCCAGGCGATAGCCAGCATGCGCGGCAGCATCCTgccctctccactccactcgccGCTGGCCTATCCGACGCCACCCTCCAGTCACGAGAACATGGCCCAGTCGTCGCCCTTCATTGAGGATGCGGCCGCCCAGTTCGTGGACGCCAGCAACACCTTCTTCGGAGACAAGACGGACTTCTCGCACATCTACTTCAAGACGGACGATGGCCAGCCCATCGAACAGCTGAACGAGAACGACAACGAGAAGATCCTGAAGCTGAAGTCGGTGCTGGAGGAGAGCAGCTTCGATCCCTCCATCAAGGTGGAGGACTTGCTGAATGGCACGGAAGACGACACCGAGTGCGACCTGCGCGAGTTTGCCGAAACGAATCTCTCGTTCCTCGACGAGGACCAGGAGTTTCTCAATGATTCCCGCAATGCCACCTCCCCGCTGTCGGAGTCCTTCTTCACCAGCGGCATTGGCTCGGCGGAGGATGTGAAGCAGGTGCTCCGAGAAGTGCTGCCCGACGAGAacatgcagctgcagctgaccAGCGAGGAGCAGGGGGAGAACATCATTGATCTCTACTACTTGCCGGGCCTGGGACTGCAGTCCCAGATGATGAACAACTCGGAGGACCCGATGCTCTCCTCCTCGCCACGCGAGTTCGGTCTACAGCGTCAGATGGGGCAGATCCAGGCAACGACTATGCCCCAGCCGATGGAGCAGCAACTCCAGCAAACCACGGCCATCTATCAGCAGCAAGAGTCGGACctccaacagcagccacagcagcagcaacagatacTGCAGCAGCTACAggatcagcaacagcagtctCAGCAGATCCTGGTCCCCCAGCAGTCGCTGGGCCAATCGGTGTCCATGCAGGCACAGgggggccagcagcagacagaATTCATGCTGCCCCTGGTGGGGGGTCATGGCTTTGCGGCGGTtaccagccagagccagttcCTGGATACCAGTCAGAGCACCATGACACTGCAGCCGCTCAACAGCCTGCTCCAGCCCCTGCTGTACGGCTCTAATGGCACATCCACCACAAACAATGCGGCAGTGCTCACCACCGACTGCCAGATGAATCCCAATGAAGGCCAGAGCACCGCTCTCGATGCCAGCCTGCTCTTTCCCTGCGGCGCCACAGCCCAGGCCTCTGCCACTAAtagcaatggcaatgggaagTCTCTGCTGGCGGCCCTGGCCACATCGGTGCCCACACCTGTGGTAATTGCCACTTCGCCCAGCGTGTCCAATCTGCAGCCGCTGTCGAATCAAACCAATTCCATACTGAAGCGCCGCCTGCGCTCGAACGCTCCCCAGGGGACGCAGAAGTTCTCCAAGTTCCACACCCTGTCGCCGCATCGCTCGAAGCTGCGCAAGCCCTCCCGCACGCACTACACGCCGGCCCCCATCCTCAATCCGGACCGCAAGGGAACAGGGCTGTATTGCATTGTGCGGAAGCAGCAGGGCCAGGGCATATTCGATGCCTTCGAAGATGACTTTGGCGATCCGGTGGGCCTGGTCGACTTCTCGGACGAGTCGAAGGTGAATCTCGGCTCGGCATATCAGGCACAGATACCCTGCTGCAAGCCGTTGGAGGAGGCCGCCAGTGAGCCCATGGGTGCGGACATGATGTGGAATCCCGAGGTGCAGGAGGACGACAAAATCCTGATGCGTTACATAGATCTCAGCAAATCATCGGCCGTGCCAATGGGCAGTCATTCCGAGGAGGTGGCCCTCCACACGCTGCTCAAGTCGCAGGGCAattcggcggcggcggtgctGACCCTCCTCCAGACGCAGTCCAGTGCATTTCAAATGAAGTGGACCGCCTTCGAGCTGGAGCAGTTCCTGCGTGGTCTGGAGAAGCACGGCAAGGACTTTGGCAAGATTGCCAGCGAG CTTCGCACCAAGTCCTCGGGGGAGTGTGTGCAAATGTATTACTTCTGGAAGAAGCTCTGCGTGGACTATAAGGTATCGCACTTGAAGATGGAGCCAGTGACCCACATCGTGCCCGCCGTGGAGAAGCCCTATGTTTGCGAGATTGCCGACTGTTCAGCG AGTCTTCAATAA